Part of the Vigna radiata var. radiata cultivar VC1973A chromosome 11, Vradiata_ver6, whole genome shotgun sequence genome is shown below.
TATTTGAACAAGTAACAATGTGTGCTCTTCCTCTCCACCTGATCACCACACCAGTCCGAGTCACTCCAAGCCTCCAAGATTCTCTCCATACTGCTAGATTGTTTAGGAAAAAATAGTCCAAAGTCTGTTGTTGCTTTCACGTATCGCAGGATATGCTTGGTTGTGATGAGGTGAGTGTGTCTGGGGTCACTCATGAATCTGCTTACCAATCCAACTGCAAAGCTGATGTCTAGTCTACTGTTACACAAGAATCTGAGTGATCCTACAATTTGTTTGAACAAAGTTGCatctatcttttcttcttcttctagctTGGATAACTTTAAATTTGTCATAATTGGAATTGAGGTACCGTTACAACTGGACATGTTGAACCTCTTCAGAACCTCATTAACATATCTCTTTTGGTGAATGAAAAATCCTTCTTTATTCTGTGCAAACTCCAAACCGAGAAAGTAACTCAAGTAGCCAAGATCAGccatttcatattcttctttcatACGCTtcttaaattctattatttcCTCCTCAAAGTCTCTGGTTACTAgtaaatcatcaacatacaaacatAGCATCAAAGTACCTTGTTGTTTCGTTGATTTCACATACACTCCGAACTCCACTGGACACTTCTGAAATTCCATCCTAAGAAACAATGCATTTATGCGAGTGTTCCAGGCCCGGGGAGCCTGTCTCAGTCCATACAAGGCTTTGTGTAGCCTGTGTACCTTCTATTCTTCACCATTCTTCACAAAACCAGGTGGCTGCTTTACATACACCTCCTCCTCTAGTGGACCATTTAGGAATGCTGATTTAACATCCATTTAATGGATCCTCCAGCCTTTCAAATTTGCCATTGCAACAACCAACCTTATAGTCTCCAATCTAGCGATTGGTGAGAAAACATCAATGAAGTCTATTCCAGGTTTTTGCAGGAAGCCTTTTTCCACTAGCCTGGCCTTTAACTTTGCAATGCTTCCATCGGGTTTATACTTGGTCCTGAACACCCATTTGACTTCAATGAACCGTTTGTTTTATGGAAGTTCTACCATCTCCCAGGTTTTATTCTTCTCTATAGCTCTCAGTTCTTCCAACATTGCCTCCTCCCACTCTTTTATGTTGACAACTTGTTCCCAAGAAAGAATTTCAGCATCAACAAGGAAAGCAAAGTGAACTAGACCACCTGAATCTATAACTTCATTGTCAGAGATTATTTCATGGTCTAAAAGCCTTATGGAAGGAAATTTCACACGTTGTGAACTTCTGTAGTTGTTCTCTATACCAGCGTCAATTTGCTCGACTTCATCAGACCTTTTCTCATCCCAATATCCTGACATAACGAAACTTGGCTTCACTACCGCTTCTGATCTATTCCAATCAAACATAGCAACTTCATCAATCAGCACATGCTAACACTGATTTGATTCCTCTCAGAGTCATATAATCTGTATCCTCCGGTTGAATGATAGCCAACCAAAATCAGAACTACACTCTTATCGtcaaatttctttcttctttcatcaGGTATGTGCTTGTAGAAGACTGACCCAAAGACCCTTAGGTGACTTGGAGATGGTTTGGATCCTGTCCAGGCTTCTTCTGGTGTTTTATTCTTCAATGCTCTTGTAGGACTTCTGTTGAGTAGGTATGTTGCTGTGGTGACAGTCATTCCCCACAGGAAACGTGGTAAATTCTTCCCCTTGATCATACATCTTGTCATATCCAACAAGGTTCTGTTTCTTCTCTCAAAAAGTCCATTGTGTTGAGGTGTGTAGGGAGCTACCACTTCATGCACAATTCCCTTTTCTTGACAAAATTTGTCCAATTCTCCCGAATTAAACTCTCCACCATCATTAGTTCTAAAAACCTTGATCCGCAAAGTCGTTTGTCTCTCCACCATGGCACAAAATTTAAGGAAATGTGAGTAaacttccttcttttctttaagtaaATAAACCCACATCTTCCTAGTATATTTGTctacaaaaagaagaaagtatgTGTTACCTCCAATTGTTTGCACATTGACAGGCCCACAAACATCAAAGTAAACCACTTCCAAGGGTTGTTTGGCTCTTTTAGTCATAACTTTCTTGAATTCTTTTTTGGGTTGCTTCCCAATGGCACATCCTTCACAAACCTTGTGTGGTGCGACGTTTGTTGGAACACCTTTCACCAAGTTTTTGTCTTTCAGCTGTCCTAAGCTTCGAAAGTTCAAATGCCCATAGCGATAGTGTCATAGCCACCCTTCTTCTCTAGCATATGTCGCAGCCAAACACTGAACCTTTGTAGCATTTAAATTTACCTTAAAGGTTAGGTTCAGGGCCAGAGGAGCCTTGAGCATCGGCCGTTGTTTCTCATCAAACACTTCAATGTGTCTTGTTGCAGATTCATGGTATATCCCTTCTCCAGAAGTTGTCCAAGACTTAGAAGATTGCTTTTCATCATTGGAACGTATAGCACATTGTGCATATACACAACTTTTCCATCCTTACGCGTGATCAAGACTTTCCCAGAACCTTCAGCCTTGATGATGTTGTCATCTGCGAAATGCACAGTGCTCTTTATGCTTGTATCTAAGTCGAGCAACCAGTCCCTTCTGCCTATCATGTGGTTGGAGCACCCCATGTCCAGATACCACAAGGCTTCATCATTTTCATGGTTTGTTTCTCCAGAAAGTGACACGTAGTCTAACTTGGCAATCTCTCTCTCACACTAGTTTGCCACTTCATTCGTCTTTTGGACACGCACCACCGGTGGAAGCTTCCAGTTGTCTTTATCTTTATCATGGTCTACTATACTTCTTTCGCAAGCTTTGCTTCATAATTCTTCCCTTTCTTTGCATTCTCATTGTGTCAGCACTCAGATGTGTAATGTCCGTATTTGCTGCAGTTAAAGCACTGaacatttcttttatcataGTTCTTTCTACCTCTTCCTCTTGACTTTCTTCCCCCTCTACTATTTCCTTCTCTTTCCGAGGAGTTACTCATTTTGCCTCCAGTTCGACCACCATGTgatcttcctctttctcttccaCGGTTCTTGAAATTCTTGTTGCCTCTAGCCTGCAAAGCTTGGTTCGTGCTCTGTGTAGCGCCTTTTTCTGCAGCCTTTCTCTCGATCAACCGTTGCTCATACGCTGTAAGTGAGTTTTGTAGTTCTTCCACTCTCAACGTTTCCAAGTCTTTGCTTTCTTCTATAGTCACAACAATGTGGTCATACTGAGGTGTCAACGTTCTCAAAATTTTATGCACAATCTTCTTGTCTTTTACAATCTTGTCACAACCCCGCATTGCATTTACCATGATCTGAATTCTTCCAACATATTCTTCAATCGTTTCTTGCTTTTCCATACTCAGGAGCTCATATTGCCTTTGCAGTGATTGTAACCTGACCTTCTTAATTTTTCCAGAATTTCCATATCCCTCTTGTTGTATATCCCACGCTTCCTTGGTTGTGGCTGCTTTCGATACCTTTTGGAAGATTGCTGGAGAAACGCATTGATGCAGCAGCATGTGTGCCTTACAGTCcagtttcttgttttctttgtaGCTTTTCTTCACTTCTTCCGAATCTCCTTTTGAAGGTTCTTTAAGACCTTTCTTGACAATCTCATCGACTTCTTGATAGCCCATGATGACATCCATCTTCACACACCAATCATCATAGTGCTTACCATCGAACACCGATAAGTTGCCTTGTATCATTCCTACCATTGCTTCTCTGCGAGAGCTCTCCTTCAGTCAACGAGTTCTTTGAGACTTCGATACAACACTAGGTTATCGAACCTGTTGCTCCTGATACCATTGTTAGTGCAAAAGGCAGTGTGTGGGAATGAAATAGTAAAGTGATATGCAAAGAGGATTTAGATAGAAAacagcaaatgcactataagtGAGAGAACTAAGATGCATTCTCATTAAAGAAGTGTTGCCTTATAAAGGCTTTGTACTGAGTAACGAAAAACTGACAAAACtgacttataaaaaataacagtgTTTTGGATTATTCACAATAAGTAGTAGGTAAtcactcaattttataaattttagttttgaattttttatatatgaaataaattgaaTGGATGATTAAATCACAATATTGGTAGTGGTAGACTCATTGAAGCAATCGAGTTTGTGCATTGATTATGGAAGAGCCAAAGGAAAGAAAACCCAGATTCCTCTGCCTTCATGGGCACAGATCTGGCGGTGCTGAAATTTTCAAGCAGAATCTGTAACACGAAAGCTCGACCTTGTCTTCCTCGATGGTCCCTTTCCCATACAGGGAAGTAGTTCTGACGTTAAAAGATACGAATGGTTCCTTGCCAATGAGCTTGTTGTTTGAGCAATCATGTTTCATGTTGTGCAATCCTCTTGTGTGACATGaccatatatatacacacttctaattttgtttgttttgtgcaGGACTTCACTGAGTATACAAACTTCGAAGAAGGTTTAGCATACATCGAAGATTACATGGTCAACAATGGTCCATTTGAAGGTAGCATGAGTTTATGTCACGTAAAGAGATATGTTGGTAGAAATAAACTTAGGTGTTAttagataattattataaataataatggtTAGTATATTAGAAAGAGAAGAGTTTacgtttataattatataatatttaatttataataattggaAACATATTATATTCCTTAGATAAAAGATTAATCTTTTAAGGTTTATGTGAAAtgtaaatatatcaaaaatatatttagaatatCTAAGTGAGTTTATCTTTTAATCATTATATACTGCTTTTATTATTACAAGAGATGGTAAACCTAGATTCAGTACAATCatgataataagaaaaaaagaaaaaaaaaaacgtttgtACCTTAGTGGAAGAATATACAGTAGTGTATGGAGGCCACTATTTACATATAGCTGTGTTCAGCGTAATTGAACaccaaaaagaatgaaaaaaacaaaatgttagaGATCCCAACTTAGctaaagaaatttattatttattagatttattctactaaatttaaagtaaaaatagatCTTTTAGTTGTAATACTTTTATTCGAAGAAAATTATCCTTATATAATTATCATTTGATTGatgatttctttttcctatATGAATATGATCAAATGGGTAAAAagtttatcttataaattattgttataaagttaatttaaatttgaaatttattttttaatatgatattaaaatatatgataataaaatttatttattattagacgtattttaataaatgaaaagaaaaaaaaataatagatcttatttttatttttatgatacttttgcttataaaatttcttatacaattatcatttcatttatgatttttcCCTCACATCAAtatgattaaaatgaaaataataaattaaaaataattttattttaaaaactggTTTTagagatttttaaaaatatttactaatgcACAAAAGTATTTTTACACTTctaaaaagagtttttttttttttatatcagttcacaaacaattacaaatataagaatatagaaagtttactttttatattatttcagaacaggtataaaaaatgatttaaacccttttttgtccctaaattaagttctgatgttcagtttagtccccgcttttaaaaatgtcaacctttagttcttatgatataaaaaatgtaaatttattcGTTAACAAATTTACTTAGAAAAAGATGTTTTAtagtatgatttaatttttttattctgattGAAGCATTAACCAATAGATTTACATTCTATACCGATTAGAGTATTATCTGGTATAAAAATGGTCATCTTTTATATTGGTTGGAGCATTGACTGGTATAAAAAGTATGAGTTTTTTTAATGGTGGGTTTGTATTTGCTATTTACCTCATACAAATCGCATAACAATCAGATAATGTATAACAGTGGAGAACAACCAACCAACATATATATTCATTGAATGTTCTAATATTTACATCAAATATAATACAATCATAACCTCAAAAAAATCACTACACATATAATAATCTAGTAATGACTATGCATCCTAACATCATCAAGTAATGATTATACAtctaatatttacataaaaaattcataaaataccTTACATCATCTctatattaaaatgaatgaaaccTACCACTCACAAACTTCCTTTAGGACCACTTGTTTCATTGAAGACACATTATCGAAAATCTACACATTGAATAGCTTGAATTAACTTATAGAAATAAATACTTAAGATGTTAGTcataaattgtaaatattacCAAATTTCATGAGTCCACAACGTTTGTGAATATGATTTTCTGTATGTGTCTCATCACATAATATCCGCACTCAAAACTCTCCAATTAATACGAACACTATAAGttaattcataaaatatgaaaaactttatAATTGTATTTCAAGAGTATAAAAGATTAACTACTTACATTTGGTGCAATAAGCATCATTTACTCtgtaaaagttaattataattgaaatttgtgCCTAGCATGCAacttagtaaaatttaaattaaattattaaaaaacttatgaTATTAGTGTACTTTTAATTCCCATAGTATTAGATTTGTTGTGTAATTAACATAAGCGAACCATGAGAGACTGTTGAGAAAGAATTATTAGCAACTACGAGTAACCCCTGTAGATTCAAACAACATTAATGTCAAATaagttttacataaatattatttaatttacaaaaaaacaTACTTATTATTGCAAAATAAGGTGTTAAgtatacttgttttttttttcttttcaaaattctaATACAATGAATAGAGAGTAATGAACTCAAAAGTATTAGCATAGGGGAAGGCCTGTAGAGGAATCAAAAGTTATAGCAAAGAAAATCACAAGCTCACAAATGAATATCTAGTCTTGTCCTACTAAGTCTTACAAAGGAATCAAAAGCGGTACCAAATTTTCTCCTTCAAAAAAACTACAACAAAGTGCTATAACCCTAAAAATAGGACAAATACAAATTTAGAATTAACATACAATGATGACAAAGGTCTAAACgtataaaataacttttcctATCAGATAGTCTTACAAAGAACTAACCAAAACGGTGGCTTCTAGTTGCTTGATTATTGTTCCTTGATGTAATTCGAGTGTACAACAAacatcacacaaaaaaaaaataccattgCCTTcgccaaaacaaaataataaattataaacatcaaCACCACAACAATGTAGATATTAGGTTCAAATGCTAACcttttttaatgaagaaaatgtaGAGGGACAAGACCACGCGACAGCCCTAGTGCTAAATATACCACGTGACGACAATGATAACACAACACCAAATGAAGATGCCTAAACACCCTTATGAACGACGCACAGAGTGAATACCCTAAGGCACAAATGCACGACAACGCCCAAACACCCTCGTGAACACGAGACGTTCTTGTAGCGATGACGAACAGAAATGAGGACAATAACGAGAAAGAGTGGAGAAAGGAGAGCAAATGTGCTAATGCAAATGAATGGAGGGGAGCGAAATGAGAACAAGAATGAGGAAATGAGAATGTGAATGAGTAAAATGGAGAAGGCGAACTCACTAGAGAAGGGAACTTGAAGTTATCACTACAAAGGCATGATtactaaaaaaaggaaaaggataaAACATTCTACATTGGTTATAGTGAGTAACCAATATAGAAAATCATATCTACCATTTTCTATATCAGTTGTAGGTCTAATCGgtagaaaaaatatttgtaatttattacagCTTTGCTACCACACTACTTTCTATACTAGTTTTAGGTATAACTGGTATAAAACAATTGTGtgatttattacaaatttttcaCTGCATCAATTTCTATTCTTAGtctaattaatatagaaaaacttTTCACATTCACAAAATTGTAATCACGTCtacaaaaaattcttaaaattatcgATGAAATTTTACCGACGAAAATCTGTCGAAAAATCCGTCAGTAATGCATATTTTACTTACCGATGAATTTTTCTATCAATAAAATGCATATTGCacttattgatgaatttttccaTTAGTGATGCATATTTCACAATAGAAAAATTCGTCGGTAaaaagaatggaaattttttcaATCGTTTTTTTACTTACCGACGAATTTTCTTATCAAAAATTTCGTAGGTAAAATCCTTCggtaaatgaaatatatattatcgaCGAAAAATCTGTCCGCAAATTCGTCGGTAAAATGAGCGAGAACTTTTCtgctcatttttcttctctatctGCAAGACAAGGTTGTTATATATTCTCTCTCTGTCGCATTTTTTCCTCATTTGCGCAAGGGggattcttcttctcttactttCCTATCTCACCATCGTAGTTATAAGGCAAGTTGCCTCCATCTCTGTTTAATCTTTAATCAGGCTGTCGTCTCCGTCTCCATTAACGACATCGCATTTGAGGTCTTCTActccatctttttcttctctagCATGCATAGAGAAGGGGTAATGTCCCTATTATTTCTCTGTCACGGAACTATGGAACCATATAATTCCACCACCATGTAATGTCTTTGTTGTTTGCTTTAAGTCTGGCTAAAGACAAATGTCACAGTCCTTATGATTAGAGGCGCACCCTGAATTATTTGGCGTGAGCgttatttatgtattttgatGAATTCTTTCGTCTgaatggataaaaataaaagaaataagaaggAGAACAAGGAAATAAGATGATCCAGATCGCGATATTTACGGACGGATTTTCCACCGATAATTACCGATAAATTTTTCTTTCGATAAttacaattgatttttttttgtaattattgacGGATTTTACTGATGAATTTATTGACAGAAAAACTTATCGATAATTACTAAtgaatcaataaaatttgtCGACAAAATTACCAATCAGGATTTTACCTACGAATATTTAACCATTGGTTAGTcgttgataattttaatttatcaataaatttcatACATTTTCAACAGATTTTGatcatcaataatattaatttttcttataatactaataaatttaatcagtatgaaaacatatatttttataataatgcttatacgaaattaaaataatagttatttttgGGGATAGAAATGTAAACACATCaaagaattaataatttattcaaattcgATTTATTgcttgtttaaatttattttatttaaataaatgcaGAGAACTTAAACTTTCatacttaatatttaaatgagCTGTGCCCCTATAAAAGCTTGACAGTAAAAATTGATGAGTAGCAGGTCATGTATaccatgaaaattaaaaattcattttacttaGCTTTATAATGTTTTGAGTTAAATTAAAGTAAgactttaataaataataaataacatttcaGTATACTATAtggataaagttaaaaaaataatttaacatttttataaaagaaaaatcaatttagttataaataagttaagtaaacaaaaattaaatttaatttggtttttaacttgtcaaattcagtttttttaattaaattaaattagctAAGCTTGAGCCATCAATTTCTTTATAAGGCTAATTAAAACTTTCAGACTCAAATTGTTTGCATccacacaaaatatatattttctttcttgttctcCTTTATTactcaatttttgaaattttgaggaATTCTTTATTAGTACTCAGCAATTACTGTCTTTCAGGGAGCAGTTTTAACTTGTGAAATGCCCCGAATGGAATCACTGGTATTACAATTAAGAAACGCATcatattttatccttttctcCATGTGATGAAATGCTAtcttttggtaaaaaaaatacataaaagttaaaataatctaaaattaacTTCATATAAGGGGTTGAAGCTTTTAACTCACCAACCCATTTTAGCACATCCTGTTTGTTAATTGATAGATCAGATATGAAAAAGGTTAACCTGttttttcagaataaaaattaaaagaaaaatagtttaaaattttttgttatattatttgaaaaatataaatatataataatagtatgATTCAAATTAGTAACACTTACCATTTAAATTCGttactatatattaaaattcacaaaaatgtttttcaaacttCAATTGTTAATCTTGCggttacaaaagaagaaagaatgaaatattttatttcttattgaatgataaagagagagtacaattgatatatataattgttcagagcaatataaaaaaggaatataagtataaaaatatatgaacataaatgcacagatatgaacagagaataaaataattccaatatcccccTCAAGGTGcagcatatatatccttaatgctcagtttggacaacaaagattgaaattgtggtggatagtatgaatgtctgcaagttgtgatgaagtagaaataggcaggaacttaattacaccagcttgaactttatcccttatgagatgacaatcaatttcaatgtgctttgtcctctcatgcatggcTGGATTTTGTGCAATTCATATAGCATATTGATTGTCACAAAATAGAGGAATTGGTTGTGGCAGaggttgtttcaaatcatggagcaaatacaaaagccattgaatttcacatgttgtggaaGNTAAGGCTCTATNTTNTGCTTCAGNtgatgatctagatatagtatcttgcttcttggatttccagctgattaaggatgcaccatagaacacattaaaaccagTCACAGACCTTCTAGTATCAGGGCAAGCAGCCTAATCAGAATCACTAAAAGCCTTGAGAGAATGTTCTGTgttggagggaaagaataatccttgtcctagatttttcttgatatatctcaGGATCCTTATTGCTGTTGCACAGTGatcttccaaaggattggaaagaaattgaatgAGAGTACTAACAGCAAAACATAAATTCGGTCTTgtgttggttagatataataacctgccaagaagtcttctatagGCTTGCACATCTGAATAGGCTTTTCCTTCTGTCTTGAAAAATTTTGTGTCTGGCTGTATGGGAGTAGAAACAGGTTGACATCCCAATAATCCTGCATCTTCTAATAACTCTAAAGCATACTTTCTTTGTGACAAATTAATGTCATGTTGAGATCTTGCAATTTCTAAGCCAAGAAAATACTTGAGTTGGCTTAggtctttaattttaaactttgcATTCAATAGAGCCTTCACAGTTTGGATTTCCTGAGTGTCATCACCTGCCAAaactatatcatctacataaacaagtaagatggtgatatgagcagaatcacttttgacaaaaagtgaataatctgattttgattgtatgtagcccaaagaaagtaaagtagttgTCAACTTGTAATTCCATTGTCTAGAGGCTTGCTTGAGTCCATATAAAGACTTCAACAACTTGCAAACTTGGCctggtttttctgttttgtagccAAAAGGAAGAGACATGTATACCTCTTCATCTAGATCCCCAtgtaaaaaagcattatttacatctagttgatgtaaaTACCAATGTTTGGAAGCTGCTAAAGCTAGAACCAATCTTACTATTGTGAGTTTGACAACAGGTGAAAAAGTCTCAAAGTAATCTAAGCCTTCCtgttgtgtgtagcctttggctactAACCTTGCCTTATATCGTTCAATACTCCCATCAGCAtgcctctttattttgtatacccaTTTACATCCGATAGGTTGATTTCCATTAGGTATATCAGTCAAAAcccaagttttggtattttctaaaGCTGCAATTTCTTGATCCATGGCATTTCTCCAACAATCATGTTTGATGGCTTGGTTATAGGTTTTGGGTTCACTAACTTAGGAAAGATTCAAGACatgatttatgaagagatgataATGCATCATATGAGAGATATGAAGAGATAGGATATAAGGTACTTGTGGATGACTGACTAGCGGAAGAAGTAGATAACATGTTGCAATGATAGTCCTGCAAATAAGATGGTTTATGTGTTGGCCTGGTTGATTTCCTTTGTGGAGTAGTAGTGGCAGGTTCAACAGAAACAGgttgagaagaaaaactaaCAGGGTCTGGAACAATAGAAGGAGGAGATGTAGGTGGTAAAGAGGGTTTATCAGTAACTTCTGAGAAAAGAGGTGATGNNNNNNNNNNNNNNNNNNNNNNNNNNNNNNNNNNNNNNNNNNNNNNNN
Proteins encoded:
- the LOC106776784 gene encoding uncharacterized protein LOC106776784 — translated: MVGMIQGNLSVFDGKHYDDWCVKMDVIMGYQEVDEIVKKGLKEPSKGDSEEVKKSYKENKKLDCKAHMLLHQCVSPAIFQKVSKAATTKEAWDIQQEGYGNSGKIKKVRLQSLQRQYELLSMEKQETIEEYVGRIQIMVNAMRGCDKIVKDKKIVHKILRTLTPQYDHIVVTIEESKDLETLRVEELQNSLTAYEQRLIERKAAEKGATQSTNQALQARGNKNFKNRGRERGRSHGGRTGGKMSNSSEREGNSRGGRKSRGRGRKNYDKRNVQCFNCSKYGHYTSEC